One genomic window of Corynebacterium sp. sy039 includes the following:
- a CDS encoding IS1595 family transposase: MTTTDIINQVKEIISTVTPEERQHLIEQLEQLFHEPEYGEILSQCPRCECDSVVRKGTSKGGQRYLCKGCQRTFGHSTNKVLKTSKLSLETWRKFAECFIDGVSVRRSAERCGVAVATAFFMRHRVLELVEKNAKKVTVNRGNLAYIDETFFPINYKGAAVPDGVKAKKRGGLRKGKSQSRLLVCVVMGVTSTGSIFHQIAGYSSISKNTARLALGDIVTSGCTVITDKGSGYVSALEELGATHRAYHSKDDRGKLAPINALHSKTKRFMRRFSSVASKNLHRYLSWMEWIDNNTERETLDILRQSTYTVHRCSMNSEHIPPMDDLTRRTITGMM, encoded by the coding sequence ATGACAACCACAGACATCATTAACCAAGTCAAAGAGATAATTTCCACAGTCACACCAGAAGAACGACAACACTTGATTGAACAGCTGGAGCAGTTGTTTCACGAGCCAGAGTATGGTGAGATTCTGTCACAATGTCCACGCTGCGAGTGTGATTCCGTTGTGCGCAAAGGCACATCAAAGGGCGGGCAACGCTATTTGTGTAAAGGGTGCCAGCGCACCTTTGGACACTCCACAAACAAAGTTCTCAAAACCTCCAAACTGTCTTTAGAGACATGGAGGAAGTTCGCTGAATGTTTTATCGACGGTGTAAGTGTTCGTCGTAGTGCCGAACGCTGCGGGGTTGCTGTTGCCACTGCTTTCTTTATGCGGCACCGTGTTCTTGAGCTGGTTGAGAAAAATGCTAAAAAAGTTACGGTGAACAGGGGAAACTTAGCTTATATCGATGAAACGTTTTTCCCTATTAACTATAAGGGGGCAGCTGTGCCTGATGGTGTTAAAGCTAAAAAGCGCGGCGGGTTAAGGAAGGGGAAAAGTCAGTCAAGGTTGTTGGTTTGTGTGGTTATGGGCGTGACATCTACGGGAAGTATTTTCCATCAAATTGCTGGATACAGTAGTATTTCTAAAAATACCGCCCGCCTAGCCCTTGGTGACATTGTTACGTCTGGTTGCACTGTTATCACGGACAAAGGTTCAGGCTATGTTTCAGCGCTAGAAGAACTTGGTGCTACCCACAGGGCTTATCATTCTAAAGATGACCGCGGCAAACTTGCGCCAATCAACGCACTGCACTCTAAAACCAAACGGTTTATGAGGCGTTTTAGCAGTGTCGCCTCCAAGAACCTACACCGCTATCTATCATGGATGGAATGGATCGACAACAACACAGAACGTGAAACGCTGGATATTCTACGCCAATCCACATACACAGTTCATCGTTGCTCTATGAATAGTGAGCATATCCCACCAATGGATGATCTAACACGACGAACCATTACAGGCATGATGTAG
- the msrA gene encoding peptide-methionine (S)-S-oxide reductase MsrA — MGWIYGKAPELVSAEEALAGRREAIVTDPAPHAVLGTPITGPWRAEQRRLLIGIGCFWGAEKMLWEIEGIEATSVGYAGGITPNPTYREVCTGKTNHAEVVEVVYDPARISFEDLVVRALEAHDPTQGYRQGNDVGTQYRSALYTDTAEEAERAREIISQYAPQLAAAGFGDITTEVAVLADTPAGTYYLAEEEHQQYLHKVPDGYCPHHSTGVACRLA; from the coding sequence ATGGGATGGATTTATGGAAAAGCACCAGAATTAGTAAGCGCTGAAGAAGCATTGGCTGGTCGTCGAGAAGCAATTGTGACTGACCCGGCACCCCATGCAGTATTAGGCACACCTATTACCGGGCCGTGGCGTGCAGAGCAGCGACGATTACTCATCGGTATTGGATGCTTTTGGGGCGCGGAAAAAATGCTCTGGGAAATCGAAGGCATAGAAGCCACATCCGTGGGATATGCAGGTGGTATTACCCCTAACCCCACGTATCGGGAAGTCTGTACCGGCAAAACAAACCACGCTGAAGTAGTAGAGGTTGTCTATGATCCAGCGCGTATCAGCTTTGAGGACTTGGTGGTACGCGCCCTTGAAGCTCACGACCCAACCCAGGGGTATCGCCAGGGTAATGACGTGGGTACTCAATATCGTTCAGCTCTGTATACCGACACTGCTGAAGAAGCAGAGCGTGCTCGAGAAATTATCAGTCAGTATGCGCCACAATTGGCTGCGGCTGGTTTTGGCGATATTACGACAGAAGTAGCGGTGCTAGCTGATACCCCGGCAGGCACATATTACCTGGCAGAGGAAGAACATCAGCAATATCTGCACAAAGTGCCTGATGGCTATTGTCCGCATCACTCTACAGGCGTAGCGTGCCGCTTGGCTTAG
- a CDS encoding DUF6474 family protein, translating to MGLLKKARKKRAQAKKELKVAKSRARQEVKSAAKLDLKRDKLLAKQEKHLLKEEKKGLKAKRKHEKGLAKTELEKLKAGQFNKDTVLRYSGAARTLAPFILPLLYRGVVAVRGQLDAKRAQRLGISSEELGQFSGHGAPLKARILKMRDHVKTTQLAPGFIQDVHDRLDELSAAVDNAEYMTTEQRKRAHRSIAAELDALAREIQHKLTK from the coding sequence ATGGGACTACTAAAGAAAGCACGTAAAAAGCGCGCGCAGGCTAAGAAAGAGCTAAAAGTGGCTAAGTCACGTGCACGTCAAGAAGTAAAATCAGCTGCAAAATTAGACCTCAAGCGCGATAAATTGCTTGCTAAACAGGAAAAGCACCTACTCAAAGAAGAGAAAAAAGGGCTAAAAGCAAAGCGTAAGCATGAAAAAGGACTTGCGAAAACTGAGTTAGAAAAACTCAAAGCAGGACAATTCAATAAAGACACTGTGCTGCGCTATTCCGGTGCTGCACGTACCTTAGCACCGTTTATTCTGCCGCTACTCTACCGTGGTGTTGTTGCTGTGCGCGGACAACTCGACGCAAAGCGTGCCCAGCGTTTGGGAATCAGCAGTGAAGAACTAGGGCAATTCTCTGGTCATGGTGCCCCGCTCAAGGCACGTATTCTCAAAATGCGTGATCATGTCAAAACTACTCAGTTAGCTCCTGGCTTTATTCAGGATGTGCACGATCGCCTTGATGAGCTTAGTGCTGCTGTCGATAATGCGGAATATATGACTACCGAACAGCGTAAACGCGCGCACCGCAGTATTGCTGCTGAATTAGATGCGCTCGCTCGTGAGATTCAGCATAAACTCACTAAATAA
- a CDS encoding TM0106 family RecB-like putative nuclease, with protein sequence MCTDDFLTPDNLVGCRYRLVQKQRYPHIAATTAAIQRKQRHASAAQSVFDLLPLKPQLGDNRHFLRIDLDKEKSAQLRFFDTLEAIAAGAHIITHAVLETLEPQVNSAYQQKMRVEVAALVRRKDGSYYPVVISHHRVARPDPTSKVKVVATKRLGLGNSAWAHYRLKNHAIDSFRLAMADRALTDMGLSCHRGGLIGQDSTLVFLLNTDFFQQGLDRALAIPTPTRPHRVRECAGCRFWHQCEAELIAADDLSLFLSGDLARKYQKRGINTVEELIRADQGEDSVLAYAWRTGIEVLKRDTLTDRNSIAQFDVEIDIDVEAYLDQGAYLWGTYDGNHYRCFSLWEQVGTEAEGHNFAQFWQWLCTQRAEAQAAGKSFGVFCYSAHGENHWLKFSAKRFYGVVPGVPHPQEIQEFISSSQWIDVFAYVKKYLAGSHGLGLKQVAPIAGFQWREQGVDGEESMNLYRQAIGMDIGMDSAVAPQQAKEMLLSYNGDDCKATRAVRHWLAQGAPGVPLLSQVEQVVAQL encoded by the coding sequence GTGTGCACCGATGACTTTCTGACCCCCGATAATCTAGTAGGGTGTCGCTATCGTTTGGTGCAAAAACAACGCTACCCGCATATAGCGGCAACTACCGCAGCTATCCAGCGCAAACAGCGTCATGCCAGTGCAGCTCAGAGCGTGTTTGATCTTCTTCCTCTCAAACCTCAATTAGGCGATAATCGCCATTTTCTCAGGATAGATTTGGATAAAGAAAAAAGTGCCCAGTTGCGATTCTTTGACACGCTCGAAGCCATTGCCGCAGGGGCACATATCATCACGCACGCAGTGCTAGAGACGCTAGAACCACAGGTTAATAGTGCCTATCAGCAAAAAATGCGAGTAGAGGTAGCTGCCTTGGTGCGTCGCAAAGATGGAAGCTACTATCCAGTGGTTATCTCCCACCATCGGGTTGCGCGCCCTGACCCGACGTCGAAAGTGAAAGTAGTAGCAACTAAGCGATTAGGCTTAGGCAATTCCGCATGGGCGCACTATCGGCTCAAAAACCATGCCATCGACTCATTCCGGCTTGCTATGGCAGACCGTGCCTTAACCGATATGGGGCTGAGCTGCCATCGTGGTGGTCTGATCGGCCAAGACTCCACCTTGGTGTTTTTGCTCAACACTGACTTTTTCCAACAAGGACTAGACCGCGCTCTGGCAATACCAACTCCCACTCGCCCTCACCGAGTACGAGAATGCGCAGGATGTCGGTTCTGGCACCAATGCGAGGCAGAACTGATAGCGGCTGATGATTTGTCCTTATTCCTGAGCGGGGATCTGGCTCGCAAATATCAAAAGCGAGGAATTAACACCGTCGAGGAGCTCATTAGGGCAGATCAGGGTGAAGATTCCGTGCTGGCTTATGCGTGGCGCACTGGCATTGAGGTGCTAAAACGAGATACTTTGACCGACCGCAATAGTATTGCGCAGTTCGACGTAGAAATCGACATTGATGTGGAAGCGTATCTAGATCAAGGCGCCTATTTATGGGGAACTTACGACGGCAACCACTATCGTTGTTTCTCCTTATGGGAGCAGGTGGGCACAGAGGCAGAAGGGCATAATTTTGCCCAATTCTGGCAATGGCTATGTACTCAACGCGCTGAAGCACAAGCGGCGGGAAAAAGTTTTGGGGTTTTTTGCTACTCCGCGCATGGAGAAAATCATTGGCTGAAGTTTAGCGCCAAACGCTTTTATGGCGTAGTGCCTGGAGTGCCACATCCACAGGAGATACAAGAATTTATCAGTTCGAGCCAGTGGATAGATGTGTTTGCCTATGTGAAAAAATATCTTGCCGGCTCGCATGGGCTAGGGCTCAAACAAGTAGCACCTATCGCAGGTTTTCAATGGCGAGAACAGGGCGTTGACGGCGAAGAGAGCATGAATCTTTACCGCCAAGCAATAGGCATGGATATAGGCATGGATAGCGCCGTAGCGCCACAGCAAGCTAAGGAAATGCTACTGAGCTACAATGGCGACGATTGCAAAGCAACAAGAGCAGTACGCCATTGGCTCGCCCAAGGCGCGCCTGGTGTACCGCTCTTATCGCAGGTAGAACAAGTGGTGGCTCAGTTATAG
- a CDS encoding response regulator transcription factor: protein MIRVLLADDHEIVRLGLRAVLESAEDIEVIGEVATAEAAISAAQAGGIDVILMDLRFGAGVEGTRLASGADATAEIKRTMHKPPHVLVVTNYDTDADILGAIEAGALGYLLKDAPPEELLAAVRSAAEGDSTLSPTVANRLMTRVRAPRTSLTPRELEVLKLVASGSSNRDIGRLLLLSEATVKSHLVHIYDKLGVRSRTSAVAAAREQGVL from the coding sequence ATGATTAGAGTTTTGCTTGCCGACGACCATGAGATAGTTCGCTTGGGACTGCGTGCGGTATTAGAAAGCGCAGAGGATATCGAGGTCATTGGAGAAGTCGCAACGGCAGAAGCAGCTATTTCTGCAGCACAAGCAGGAGGCATTGATGTTATTCTCATGGATCTACGGTTTGGCGCTGGTGTGGAAGGAACGCGTTTAGCGTCGGGGGCGGATGCCACAGCGGAGATTAAGCGCACTATGCATAAGCCACCTCATGTGCTGGTGGTCACAAACTATGACACCGATGCTGATATTCTGGGGGCAATTGAAGCAGGCGCATTGGGATACCTACTCAAAGATGCACCACCAGAAGAACTACTAGCGGCAGTAAGATCTGCCGCTGAAGGCGATTCCACACTCTCACCTACGGTAGCTAACCGCTTGATGACCAGAGTCCGCGCCCCGCGAACCTCGTTGACCCCGCGTGAGCTAGAAGTGTTGAAATTGGTTGCCTCAGGTTCGTCGAACCGCGATATTGGCAGGCTCCTCTTGCTCTCAGAAGCAACAGTAAAGAGCCATCTGGTACATATTTATGACAAACTAGGCGTGCGTTCACGCACCTCAGCAGTGGCCGCAGCGCGTGAACAAGGCGTGCTCTAG
- a CDS encoding superoxide dismutase, protein MATYELPQLDYAYDALEPHISAEIMELHHTKHHQNYVNGANAALEKLEQARKDGSIAAVVTALSKDLAFNLGGHTNHSIFWKNLSPQGGGEPTGELAEAIERDFGSFAQFKDHFSAAALGLQGSGWAVLGYDRIANRLVIEQMTDQQGNLSVNLTPLLMLDMWEHAFYLQYKNVKADYVKAVWNVFNWEDVAARFAAATAQ, encoded by the coding sequence ATGGCTACCTATGAATTGCCTCAGCTTGACTATGCATATGACGCGCTAGAGCCACATATCAGTGCAGAAATTATGGAGCTGCACCACACCAAGCACCACCAGAATTATGTTAATGGTGCAAACGCTGCCCTAGAGAAGCTAGAGCAGGCTCGTAAAGATGGTTCTATCGCTGCCGTTGTTACTGCTTTGTCTAAAGATTTAGCGTTCAACCTGGGCGGACACACTAACCACTCTATTTTCTGGAAGAATCTTTCTCCTCAGGGCGGCGGTGAGCCAACTGGTGAACTCGCTGAAGCTATTGAGCGTGATTTTGGTTCTTTTGCTCAGTTCAAGGATCACTTCAGCGCTGCTGCTTTAGGTTTGCAAGGTTCTGGCTGGGCGGTATTGGGCTATGACCGCATTGCTAACCGCCTCGTTATTGAGCAGATGACTGATCAGCAAGGCAACCTTTCTGTTAATCTCACTCCACTTCTTATGCTCGATATGTGGGAGCACGCTTTCTACCTGCAGTACAAGAATGTTAAGGCAGATTATGTTAAGGCTGTCTGGAATGTATTTAACTGGGAGGATGTTGCAGCTCGTTTCGCAGCGGCAACCGCACAGTAA
- a CDS encoding glycosyltransferase family 39 protein: MTSNTPTTDAVPSSSSRLATSHTTRSWPSYLDNLRAMNKTVRYWCSAAGLFLFSTLIHLLVLSWVNTGHARSSNVDPTPLKDLLKMWDGEHYVALAQLGYVTPPQSGGDGLSIEETRFAFFPGLPALIRLLHFFGLDYIPAGVILSTVFGIILTAGILFLVDHLGGSSAAQLSAALLVLGAPMSLTFTMVYTEAPFMACSMWALYAMCRRQWFSACLWVFVSCFFRLTAIDLWLTLILVIFIYARTQWRVWACACAALAPLVVFIAYASAQTRDSGGYFGLQNKGWNSHFDFGVATWKWLRETLSSSENFGYVLSSLCIIAAIITVFSSFRRIPWPLWIFGTGIVANIVLSDGIMHSRPRLLLPAIILLLPVTLYIGKYASRRSLILAGAAWLLLGSWLGAHMLVIFEYAI; encoded by the coding sequence ATGACATCGAATACGCCCACCACAGACGCAGTTCCGTCATCTTCTTCGCGTTTAGCTACATCGCATACCACACGCTCATGGCCGAGCTATCTGGATAATCTGCGCGCGATGAATAAAACTGTCAGGTATTGGTGTAGCGCTGCCGGATTATTCCTGTTCAGCACCCTCATTCATCTCCTCGTCCTTTCTTGGGTGAATACTGGTCACGCCCGCAGCAGCAATGTTGATCCCACGCCCCTCAAGGATTTATTAAAGATGTGGGATGGTGAACATTATGTTGCACTAGCCCAACTTGGCTATGTAACTCCCCCACAATCAGGAGGCGACGGTTTATCAATAGAGGAAACACGCTTTGCATTCTTTCCAGGTCTGCCTGCACTTATCCGCCTATTGCACTTCTTCGGGCTCGACTATATTCCGGCAGGAGTTATTCTGTCCACTGTATTCGGGATTATCCTTACCGCCGGCATACTATTTTTAGTTGATCATCTTGGTGGTTCCTCTGCCGCACAACTTAGCGCTGCTCTCTTGGTGTTGGGAGCACCTATGTCCCTGACTTTCACCATGGTCTATACCGAAGCACCTTTTATGGCATGCAGCATGTGGGCACTCTATGCGATGTGTCGTCGCCAGTGGTTTTCTGCTTGTCTGTGGGTTTTTGTTTCCTGTTTCTTTAGACTCACCGCCATCGACCTATGGCTGACACTTATACTGGTTATTTTTATCTATGCCCGCACGCAATGGCGCGTATGGGCATGTGCCTGCGCAGCGCTTGCCCCCTTGGTTGTGTTTATTGCTTATGCTTCTGCGCAGACTCGTGACTCTGGTGGTTATTTCGGACTTCAGAACAAAGGCTGGAATTCCCATTTTGATTTTGGAGTTGCCACCTGGAAGTGGCTGCGCGAAACTCTCAGTTCCTCAGAAAACTTCGGATATGTACTGAGCAGTTTGTGCATTATCGCTGCGATTATCACTGTTTTTAGTAGCTTTCGACGCATCCCCTGGCCGCTATGGATCTTTGGCACGGGGATCGTCGCAAATATCGTGCTGTCCGATGGCATCATGCACTCACGACCACGACTACTCCTGCCGGCAATTATCTTATTGCTGCCAGTCACGCTTTACATTGGCAAATACGCCTCTCGACGCAGCCTTATTCTTGCAGGCGCTGCATGGCTGTTATTGGGCAGCTGGCTTGGCGCGCATATGCTCGTTATTTTCGAGTATGCCATCTAA
- a CDS encoding ABC transporter ATP-binding protein: MTINHTLNTPQDSHPNAALSLRNLTKNYSGHLAVNNLSLDIPRGSFYGIVGPNGAGKTTALMMGTGMLEPSQGNAWVCGHPLWEKAPQEEILAAKQSYGLLADGLPVFDRLSGKEYLEYLGYLRGLGTKEIQTRSEELLLALDLQDAGKKYIVDYSAGMTKKILLAAALLHSPEVLILDEPLEAVDPVSAQIIRQILHQFVSAGGTVVISSHVMELVENICSHVAIINKGTVHAAGTLDEVRNGMSLTDRFVNAVGGKTLADGSLGWLNHAQPAAEHEE, encoded by the coding sequence ATGACGATCAATCACACACTCAATACCCCTCAGGATAGCCACCCGAACGCTGCGCTATCTCTACGTAATCTCACAAAAAATTATTCCGGGCATTTAGCAGTTAATAACCTTTCCCTCGACATCCCCCGCGGCAGTTTCTATGGCATTGTCGGCCCTAATGGAGCTGGCAAAACCACCGCCTTGATGATGGGCACCGGAATGCTCGAACCTTCACAGGGAAATGCGTGGGTATGCGGGCACCCACTGTGGGAAAAGGCTCCGCAAGAAGAAATCCTGGCAGCAAAACAATCCTATGGCCTGCTTGCCGACGGCCTGCCCGTCTTTGACCGACTCAGCGGCAAAGAATACTTAGAATATCTTGGCTATCTGCGTGGACTGGGTACTAAAGAGATTCAGACCCGGTCGGAAGAATTACTCCTCGCCCTTGATCTCCAAGATGCAGGTAAGAAATACATTGTGGATTATTCCGCAGGTATGACCAAAAAGATTTTGCTTGCTGCTGCTCTATTGCACAGCCCTGAGGTATTGATCCTCGACGAGCCACTAGAAGCCGTCGACCCTGTATCAGCGCAAATTATTCGCCAGATTCTTCACCAGTTCGTTTCCGCTGGCGGCACTGTGGTGATTAGCTCTCATGTGATGGAATTGGTGGAAAATATCTGCTCACACGTCGCCATTATTAACAAAGGTACGGTACACGCTGCCGGCACTCTCGACGAAGTCCGCAACGGAATGTCATTGACCGATCGTTTCGTTAATGCAGTTGGTGGCAAGACCCTAGCAGATGGCAGCCTGGGCTGGCTCAACCATGCACAACCAGCAGCAGAACACGAGGAATAA